A single Musa acuminata AAA Group cultivar baxijiao chromosome BXJ2-1, Cavendish_Baxijiao_AAA, whole genome shotgun sequence DNA region contains:
- the LOC103974201 gene encoding pathogenesis-related protein 1 yields the protein MVAGCCNLELTFGVSVHRMWKAAACEDHVMYPKIVPEYFASVELIGDGEAGSTKIFRFTPAAKPLSFVKDHVEVLDHASHTLRYKTIEGGYVGLTLKSITFEYRYEALSDDACAVKIKMEYDTLDDKPVGGEEVEKMKEGTARLLKAVEGYLLANPGACA from the exons ATGGTCGCCGGTTGCTGCAACTTGGAGCTGACGTTCGGCGTCAGTGTCCACCGGATGTGGAAGGCGGCCGCCTGCGAGGACCACGTCATGTACCCCAAAATCGTTCCCGAGTACTTCGCGAGCGTGGAACTCATCGGAGACGGTGAAGCCGGCAGCACAAAGATCTTCCGCTTCACTCCAG CTGCGAAGCCGCTGAGCTTCGTGAAGGATCATGTGGAAGTGCTGGATCATGCAAGCCACACGCTGAGGTACAAGACGATCGAAGGAGGCTACGTCGGGCTGACGCTCAAGTCGATCACCTTCGAGTACAGATATGAAGCGTTGAGCGATGACGCCTGCGCGGTGAAGATAAAGATGGAGTACGACACGCTCGACGACAAGCCGGTCGGCggcgaggaggtggagaagatgAAGGAAGGCACCGCAAGACTGTTGAAGGCGGTGGAGGGTTACCTCTTAGCCAACCCTGGTGCTTGTGCCTAA
- the LOC135598988 gene encoding uncharacterized protein LOC135598988 gives MRSSVQAGDDGGEGGAALASYWWRPLVEHGGSEGEAARRRVRVLREMERLAAAANESLDDLRHKLLTYKAGDLWFPAGGVPKQEMDIPPVVSVLLIGLAGAGKSTLVDLMYYVLGRAGFVPFTSPADKDGRTLCLEEHNVLRSMRNGFCVFDSRGLDRDRMGDGLEEVAEWMEKGVRHRQPCRGTGLLDASAPAKRFVRRRVNCVIIVVNLRELHRSLLSGDAGPLEATYDLVHHPTIKINSTEIPILVLTHGDELSPEERMEARVKACEHLGVPETNAVYDIPCVNEHGAAVDEMDPTTAYAVAEVILRALVVADRSHRPKARIKDRLLLVLSWAMCALSAWFAFLSRCCAKLGRANREAKLRVQ, from the exons ATGCgaagctcggtgcaggcaggcgacGACGGCGGCGAGGGGGGTGCGGCTTTGGCTTCGTACTGGTGGCGCCCCCTCGTCGAGCATGGCGGCTCTGAGGGCGAGGCGGCGCGGCGGCGGGTGCGGGTGCTGAGGGAGATGGAGCGACTGGCGGCCGCCGCGAATGAGTCCCTCGACGACCTCCGGCACAAGCTGCTGACTTACAAGGCCGGGGATCTCTGGTTCCCCGCCGGCGGGGTCCCGAAGCAGGAGATGGACATCCCCCCGGTCGTAAGCGTCCTGCTGATCGGGCTCGCGGGCGCCGGCAAGAGTACGCTTGTGGATCTCATGTACTATGTCCTCGGCCGCGCCGGTTTCGTGCCCTTCACCTCCCCCGCAG ACAAGGACGGGCGGACGCTGTGCTTGGAGGAACACAACGTGCTGCGGTCCATGCGGAACGGCTTCTGCGTCTTTGACTCCCGTGGCCTCGACCGCGACCGGATGGGCGACGGCCTCGAGGAGGTGGCGGAGTGGATGGAGAAGGGCGTCCGCCACCGCCAGCCCTGCCGCGGCACCGGCCTTCTGGACGCCTCCGCACCAGCCAAGCGCTTCGTCCGCCGGCGGGTCAACTGCGTCATCATCGTCGTCAACCTCCGGGAGCTCCACCGCTCCCTCCTCTCGGGCGACGCCGGCCCCCTCGAGGCCACCTACGACCTCGTCCACCACCCTACCATCAAGATCAACTCCA CTGAGATCCCGATTCTCGTGCTGACGCACGGGGACGAGCTCTCGCCGGAGGAGAGGATGGAGGCGCGGGTGAAGGCGTGCGAGCATCTGGGCGTGCCGGAGACGAACGCCGTCTACGACATCCCGTGCGTCAACGAGCACGGGGCGGCGGTGGACGAGATGGATCCAACGACGGCCTACGCGGTGGCGGAGGTAATCCTCCGGGCGCTGGTGGTGGCGGACAGGAGCCACCGGCCGAAGGCGCGCATCAAGGACAGGCTGCTGCTGGTGTTGTCCTGGGCGATGTGCGCCCTCTCGGCCTGGTTCGCCTTCCTATCTCGCTGCTGCGCCAAGCTTGGCAGGGCTAACAGAGAGGCCAAGCTTAGGGTGCAGTGA
- the LOC135598122 gene encoding GATA transcription factor 16-like yields MEQMECDRRQLWPDPMSSGGSDPSSSDSQLKSCTGCRTTKTPLWRAGPSGPKSLCNACGIRYRKSRRAVPRFEEAGAKEKREVDGGGEAFGVSFKLLMLGSGLCKPTSMDRKQRRRRRRGVLGEEEQAAVLLMALSSGFLYA; encoded by the exons ATGGAGCAGATGGAGTGTGATAGGAGGCAATTATGGCCTGATCCGATG TCTTCGGGAGGTTCTGATCCAAGCAGCAGCGACTCCCAGCTTAAGAGCTGCACTGGTTGCCGAACCACCAAGACCCCTCTTTGGAGAGCCGGCCCTTCTGGTCCCAAG TCGCTTTGTAACGCGTGCGGGATCCGGTACCGAAAGAGCAGGAGAGCCGTGCCGAGGTTCGAGGAGGCTGGAGCGAAGGAGAAGAGGGAGGTCGACGGCGGAGGGGAGGCGTTCGGTGTGTCCTTCAAGCTTCTGATGTTGGGATCGGGGTTGTGCAAGCCGACTTCCATGGATCGGAAGcagaggcggcggcggaggagaggCGTGCTTGGGGAAGAAGAGCAGGCCGCGGTCCTCTTGATGGCCCTCTCATCTGGTTTCCTATACGCCTAG